From Nocardioides sp. HDW12B, the proteins below share one genomic window:
- a CDS encoding HAD-IA family hydrolase produces MTPTSTAARDETPAEVELDAAALVFDNDGVLVDSVEAGNEAWTRWAEEHDQDPAHVLTVIHGRRAADTVADLLATEAPDRVAAASARIDELELETAHRARALPGAHALLTALAALADSDGLRWAVATSGGRPLARARIEAAGLPVPAVLVTAEDVEAGKPAPDPYVTAAARLGVDPAECVVFEDTEAGIEAGRAAGATVVGVNLMAGPGAAAHVVTDLASVSCHAQDGRVVVRLAT; encoded by the coding sequence GTGACCCCGACCTCCACCGCCGCCCGTGACGAGACCCCTGCGGAGGTCGAGCTCGACGCGGCCGCCCTCGTCTTCGACAACGACGGCGTGCTGGTCGACTCGGTCGAGGCCGGCAACGAGGCGTGGACCCGCTGGGCCGAGGAGCACGACCAGGACCCCGCCCACGTGCTGACGGTGATCCACGGCCGTCGTGCCGCCGACACCGTCGCCGACCTGCTGGCGACCGAGGCGCCCGACCGGGTCGCGGCGGCGAGCGCGCGCATCGACGAGCTCGAGCTCGAGACCGCCCACCGGGCCCGTGCCCTGCCGGGCGCCCACGCGCTGCTGACTGCCCTGGCGGCTCTCGCGGACTCCGACGGGCTGCGCTGGGCCGTGGCCACCTCCGGTGGCCGGCCGCTGGCCCGAGCCCGCATCGAGGCGGCCGGGCTGCCGGTGCCCGCGGTGCTGGTGACGGCCGAGGACGTCGAGGCGGGCAAGCCGGCGCCCGACCCCTACGTGACCGCGGCCGCGCGCCTCGGCGTCGACCCGGCCGAATGCGTGGTGTTCGAGGACACCGAGGCCGGCATCGAGGCCGGCCGCGCGGCCGGGGCGACGGTCGTCGGGGTCAACCTGATGGCCGGCCCGGGGGCCGCGGCCCACGTCGTGACCGACCTCGCGTCGGTGTCCTGCCACGCGCAGGACGGCCGCGTCGTCGTACGCCTGGCGACCTGA
- a CDS encoding inorganic diphosphatase — protein MTDTPERPDLVEVVVEIPRGSRNKYEEDDDGVIWFDRRLGGPVGFPGDYGYVVGVEGEDGDALDALVLLDEATFPGVHIRCRLIGAYLLEVGDEAETKLICVPEKDHHQDHLQDLTDLPDNAREELGAFFESYRMLEAKSVSVTEQLDREQTLARMKRTDA, from the coding sequence ATGACCGACACCCCCGAACGACCCGACCTCGTCGAGGTGGTCGTCGAGATCCCTCGCGGCAGCCGCAACAAGTACGAGGAGGACGACGACGGCGTCATCTGGTTCGACCGGCGCCTGGGCGGGCCGGTGGGGTTCCCGGGCGACTACGGCTACGTCGTCGGTGTCGAGGGGGAGGACGGCGACGCGCTCGACGCGCTGGTGCTGCTCGACGAGGCCACCTTCCCCGGTGTCCACATCCGCTGCCGGCTCATCGGCGCCTACCTGCTCGAGGTCGGCGACGAGGCGGAGACCAAGCTGATCTGCGTCCCGGAGAAGGACCACCACCAGGACCACCTCCAGGACCTGACCGACCTGCCCGACAACGCCCGCGAGGAGCTCGGCGCCTTCTTCGAGTCCTACCGGATGCTCGAGGCCAAGAGCGTCAGCGTCACCGAGCAGCTCGACCGCGAGCAGACCCTGGCGCGGATGAAGCGGACTGACGCCTGA
- a CDS encoding lysophospholipase: MSSPRLVATRTPDRPRGAVVVLHGGGARRGDTAVSPAQLSVLRMVPIAQRIARAGRGDLAVLRLLNSTRGWDTRHTPVDDARWALGEIAERYGDVPVALVGHSLGGRAALLAGDTDGVRSVVALNAWVTPDDRVDLTGRQVLMVHGTDDRIASPARAERMARDVARTADVFGYVRVEGGKHAMLSNGGAFTRAASDFVTATLLGHEVGGSVAQVLGGASDVSA; this comes from the coding sequence ATGTCCTCGCCCCGGCTCGTCGCCACCCGCACCCCCGACCGCCCGCGCGGCGCGGTGGTCGTGCTGCACGGTGGCGGCGCCCGCCGCGGCGACACGGCCGTCAGCCCCGCCCAGCTCTCGGTCCTGCGGATGGTGCCGATCGCGCAACGGATCGCGCGCGCCGGCCGGGGTGACCTGGCGGTCCTGCGCCTGCTGAACTCCACCCGCGGGTGGGACACCCGCCACACCCCCGTCGACGACGCCCGGTGGGCGCTCGGCGAGATCGCGGAGCGGTACGGCGACGTGCCCGTCGCGCTCGTCGGTCACTCGCTGGGCGGCCGCGCCGCGCTGCTCGCCGGGGACACCGACGGTGTCCGCAGCGTGGTGGCCCTCAACGCGTGGGTCACGCCCGACGACCGGGTCGACCTCACCGGGCGTCAGGTGCTCATGGTCCACGGCACCGACGACCGCATCGCCTCGCCGGCGCGCGCGGAGCGCATGGCGCGCGACGTCGCCCGCACGGCCGACGTGTTCGGCTACGTCCGGGTCGAGGGCGGCAAGCACGCGATGCTGAGCAACGGCGGCGCCTTCACCCGCGCCGCCAGCGACTTCGTCACCGCGACGCTGCTGGGGCACGAGGTGGGCGGATCGGTCGCCCAGGTCCTCGGGGGCGCCTCCGACGTCTCCGCCTGA
- a CDS encoding alpha/beta fold hydrolase — protein sequence MAERVRFPSTTGPALAGLLDVPDGEVRGWGVFSHGFTLGKESPAAARICKGLAAEGIGMLRFDNLGLGDSEGDWGDGSFTHKVADTVRAAAFMVERGCPVDLLVGHSFGGAAALAAADEVPGLKALVSIAAPVEPGHVEHHYDALVDRVLAEGEAEWLVGGRALTLRRAFVEDVRRADLRAHIREIGVPLLVMHSPTDATVDISNAGDIFRAAPHPRSFVSLEGSDHLLTAPGQARRAARIISAWAHQYLDAD from the coding sequence ATGGCCGAGCGCGTGAGGTTCCCCAGCACCACCGGCCCGGCACTCGCCGGGCTGCTCGACGTGCCGGACGGTGAGGTGCGGGGATGGGGCGTGTTCTCCCACGGCTTCACCCTCGGCAAGGAGTCACCCGCCGCCGCGCGCATCTGCAAGGGCCTGGCCGCCGAGGGCATCGGCATGCTCCGCTTCGACAACCTCGGGCTCGGTGACTCCGAGGGCGACTGGGGCGACGGGTCGTTCACGCACAAGGTCGCCGACACCGTGCGCGCCGCCGCGTTCATGGTCGAGCGCGGCTGCCCCGTGGACCTCCTCGTGGGCCACTCCTTCGGAGGGGCGGCCGCCCTGGCAGCGGCCGACGAGGTCCCCGGCCTCAAGGCCCTGGTCTCCATCGCGGCGCCGGTCGAGCCGGGCCACGTGGAGCACCACTACGACGCCCTCGTCGACCGGGTGCTGGCCGAGGGCGAGGCGGAGTGGCTCGTGGGCGGACGGGCGCTGACCTTGCGCCGGGCGTTCGTCGAGGACGTGCGCCGCGCCGACCTCCGCGCGCACATCCGCGAGATCGGGGTGCCCCTGCTCGTCATGCACTCCCCCACCGACGCCACGGTCGACATCTCGAACGCCGGCGACATCTTCCGCGCCGCGCCCCATCCCCGCAGCTTCGTCTCCCTCGAGGGCTCCGACCACCTGCTGACCGCTCCCGGGCAGGCGCGCCGGGCGGCCCGGATCATCAGCGCCTGGGCCCACCAGTACCTCGACGCGGACTGA
- a CDS encoding GNAT family N-acetyltransferase — protein MITQLQTERLELRTVHPDDVDRMLEYRSHPDVTRWLLSTEVDPAAFRQAWAGVADDPDDASVAVLLDDHLVGTVSLDLVDGMGQPGMPRRTQGQLGYVFDPAYAGHGYATEAVAALVTHAVDTLGVRRVRAGCFADNLASVRVLEKVGFRREEYGVADSWHAELGWLDGCSYALLASGWIRPAGAVVTTRDR, from the coding sequence GTGATCACGCAGCTGCAGACCGAGCGCCTCGAGCTCCGGACCGTCCACCCCGACGACGTCGACCGGATGCTGGAGTACCGCTCACACCCCGACGTCACCCGCTGGCTGCTCAGCACCGAGGTCGACCCGGCGGCGTTCCGCCAGGCGTGGGCCGGGGTCGCTGACGACCCCGACGACGCCAGCGTCGCCGTCCTCCTCGACGACCACCTCGTCGGCACCGTGTCCCTCGACCTCGTCGACGGCATGGGTCAGCCCGGCATGCCGCGGCGGACCCAGGGCCAGCTCGGCTACGTCTTCGACCCCGCGTACGCCGGCCACGGCTACGCCACAGAGGCGGTCGCCGCTCTCGTCACGCACGCCGTCGACACCCTCGGCGTACGCCGGGTGCGCGCCGGGTGCTTCGCCGACAACCTGGCCTCCGTGCGGGTGCTGGAGAAGGTCGGCTTCCGCCGCGAGGAGTACGGCGTCGCCGACTCGTGGCACGCCGAGCTCGGCTGGCTGGACGGCTGCTCCTACGCCCTCCTGGCCTCGGGCTGGATCCGTCCGGCCGGCGCAGTGGTCACCACCCGCGACCGCTAG
- the ugpC gene encoding sn-glycerol-3-phosphate ABC transporter ATP-binding protein UgpC: MSAISMKNIVKEYGDGTKAVNDVSIDVADGEFVILVGPSGCGKSTLLRMIVGLEDITDGDMIIGDERVNDKDPRERNLAMVFQNYALYPHLTVYENIAFPLRLNKEISDSDIDERVRKASSVLELDEHLDRKPANLSGGQRQRVAMGRAIVRDAQAFLFDEPLSNLDAKLRGQMRTEIHRLQRRLGITTVYVTHDQVEAMTLGDRVAVLKRGVLQQLATPRDLYENPANLFVAGFIGSPPMNFLPATVTGTQLELPFGTVEIPEDRAERGRDKGLLLAGIRPEHFDDASVMDDDKVAKGSTFRATVEVTEWLGNESYAYIPFEAPDEVKDRLSELEKDLDGEGLRTQLVVSLEGASTVKEGDEAEIFVNTKKIHLFDPESGDNLTRGL, encoded by the coding sequence ATGTCTGCCATCTCGATGAAGAACATCGTCAAGGAGTACGGCGACGGCACGAAGGCCGTCAACGACGTCAGCATCGACGTCGCCGACGGGGAGTTCGTGATCCTCGTCGGACCGTCCGGCTGCGGGAAGTCGACGCTGCTGCGCATGATCGTCGGGCTGGAGGACATCACCGACGGCGACATGATCATCGGTGACGAGCGCGTCAACGACAAGGACCCGCGCGAGCGCAACCTCGCCATGGTGTTCCAGAACTACGCGCTCTACCCGCACCTCACGGTCTACGAGAACATCGCCTTCCCGCTGCGTCTCAACAAGGAGATCAGCGACTCCGACATCGACGAGCGCGTCCGCAAGGCCAGCTCGGTCCTCGAGCTCGACGAGCACCTCGACCGCAAGCCGGCGAACCTCTCCGGCGGCCAGCGCCAGCGGGTGGCGATGGGCCGCGCGATCGTGCGCGACGCCCAGGCCTTCCTCTTCGACGAGCCGCTGTCGAACCTCGACGCCAAGCTCCGCGGCCAGATGCGCACCGAGATCCACCGTCTCCAGCGGCGCCTCGGGATCACGACCGTCTACGTCACTCACGACCAGGTCGAGGCCATGACGCTCGGCGATCGGGTCGCGGTGCTCAAGCGCGGCGTGCTGCAGCAGCTCGCCACCCCGCGCGACCTCTACGAGAACCCCGCCAACCTCTTCGTCGCCGGGTTCATCGGCTCCCCGCCGATGAACTTCCTGCCCGCCACCGTCACCGGCACCCAGCTCGAGCTGCCCTTCGGCACCGTCGAGATCCCCGAGGACCGGGCCGAGCGCGGCCGGGACAAGGGGCTGCTCCTCGCCGGCATCCGGCCCGAGCACTTCGACGACGCCTCGGTCATGGACGACGACAAGGTGGCCAAGGGCTCGACCTTCCGCGCCACCGTCGAGGTGACCGAGTGGCTGGGCAACGAGTCCTACGCCTACATCCCCTTCGAGGCCCCCGACGAGGTCAAGGACCGTCTCAGTGAGCTCGAGAAGGACCTCGACGGCGAGGGCCTGCGCACCCAGCTCGTGGTCTCCCTCGAGGGCGCCAGCACCGTCAAGGAGGGCGACGAGGCCGAGATCTTCGTGAACACGAAGAAGATCCACCTCTTCGACCCCGAGAGCGGCGACAACCTCACGCGCGGCCTCTGA
- a CDS encoding carbohydrate ABC transporter permease, with the protein MKSKIGPSTIIGMIAILVWCLLPVVWIIMLSLKPEAETTAGSPQFLPKSFTLDNYTEVLKDELFQKALINSFGISLIATVLSVVFATFAAYAIARLDFKGKRIVLSIALAIAMFPVVSLVGPLFDMWRTLSLYDTWPGLIIPYMSFTLPLAIWTLTAFFREIPWELEQAARVDGATAWQAFRKVIVPLAAPGVFTAAILTFFFAWNDFVFGISLTSTTDARPVPAALAFFVGPDQFNPPTSTLSAAAVVVTIPIIVIVLIFQRKIVAGLTSGAVKG; encoded by the coding sequence ATGAAGTCGAAGATCGGTCCGAGCACGATCATCGGGATGATCGCGATCCTGGTGTGGTGCCTGCTGCCCGTCGTGTGGATCATCATGCTCTCGCTGAAGCCGGAGGCGGAGACGACCGCGGGCAGCCCGCAGTTCCTGCCCAAGTCGTTCACCCTCGACAACTACACCGAGGTCCTCAAGGACGAGCTGTTCCAGAAGGCGCTCATCAACTCGTTCGGGATCTCGCTCATCGCCACCGTCCTCTCGGTCGTGTTCGCGACGTTCGCGGCGTACGCGATCGCGCGGCTGGACTTCAAGGGCAAGCGGATCGTGCTGTCCATCGCCCTGGCCATCGCGATGTTCCCGGTCGTGTCGCTGGTCGGACCGCTCTTCGACATGTGGCGCACGCTGTCGCTCTACGACACCTGGCCGGGCCTGATCATCCCCTACATGTCCTTCACGCTGCCGCTGGCGATCTGGACGCTGACCGCGTTCTTCCGCGAGATCCCCTGGGAGCTCGAGCAGGCCGCCCGCGTCGACGGGGCCACCGCCTGGCAGGCCTTCCGCAAGGTGATCGTGCCGCTGGCGGCCCCGGGCGTCTTCACCGCGGCGATCCTGACGTTCTTCTTCGCCTGGAACGACTTCGTCTTCGGCATCTCGCTGACCTCGACCACCGACGCCCGCCCCGTCCCGGCGGCGCTGGCGTTCTTCGTCGGGCCCGACCAGTTCAACCCGCCCACGTCGACGCTGTCGGCCGCGGCGGTGGTGGTGACCATCCCGATCATCGTCATCGTGCTCATCTTCCAGCGCAAGATCGTGGCCGGCCTGACCTCCGGCGCAGTGAAGGGTTGA
- a CDS encoding sugar ABC transporter permease, whose protein sequence is MSTAVTPEKKAGTTGTPKAQHHDTARAKAENKLGLKLVAPAVILMLLVTAYPMGQALYLSLFKYRLSAPDDREFVGVNNYLTVLSDSLWWTDVFNTLIIMVITVSVELVIGFAFAMVMHRVVFARGIIRTSILIPYGIITVVSAFAWQFAFSLNNGFVNGWLPFVGDDFNWFGDKWPAMVAIMVSEIWKTTPFMSLLLLAGLAQVSEDTIEAAKVDGATWWQRLWKVILPNMRAAIMVAVLFRALDAYRIFDNIYVMTRGAQDTESVSFLTYRQIIEQFELGMGSALSVLLFLSVLLIAWLLVKAFRVDLASARGEG, encoded by the coding sequence ATGAGCACAGCCGTGACACCCGAGAAGAAGGCCGGGACGACGGGGACCCCGAAGGCCCAGCACCACGACACCGCGCGCGCGAAGGCCGAGAACAAGCTCGGGCTGAAGCTCGTGGCCCCGGCCGTCATCCTGATGCTGCTCGTCACCGCCTACCCGATGGGCCAGGCGCTCTACCTGTCGCTGTTCAAGTACCGCCTCTCCGCCCCCGACGACCGTGAGTTCGTCGGCGTCAACAACTACCTGACCGTGCTCAGCGACTCGCTGTGGTGGACCGACGTCTTCAACACGCTGATCATCATGGTGATCACGGTGTCGGTGGAGCTCGTCATCGGCTTCGCCTTCGCGATGGTGATGCACCGGGTGGTCTTCGCCCGCGGCATCATCCGGACCTCGATCCTCATCCCCTACGGCATCATCACCGTCGTCTCGGCCTTCGCCTGGCAGTTCGCCTTCAGCCTCAACAACGGCTTCGTCAACGGCTGGCTGCCCTTCGTCGGCGACGACTTCAACTGGTTCGGCGACAAGTGGCCGGCGATGGTCGCGATCATGGTCTCCGAGATCTGGAAGACCACGCCGTTCATGTCGCTGCTGCTGCTGGCCGGTCTCGCGCAGGTCTCCGAGGACACCATCGAGGCGGCGAAGGTCGACGGCGCCACCTGGTGGCAGCGGCTGTGGAAGGTGATCCTGCCGAACATGCGGGCCGCCATCATGGTCGCCGTGCTCTTCCGGGCGCTCGACGCCTACCGGATCTTCGACAACATCTACGTGATGACCCGAGGAGCCCAGGACACCGAGTCCGTCTCGTTCCTGACCTACCGCCAGATCATCGAGCAGTTCGAGCTCGGCATGGGCTCGGCGCTGTCGGTCCTGCTCTTCCTGTCGGTCCTGCTCATCGCCTGGCTCCTGGTCAAGGCGTTCCGTGTCGACCTGGCGTCGGCGAGAGGTGAAGGCTGA
- a CDS encoding extracellular solute-binding protein encodes MAPSAARRSSRSRRTRVAAAAALAVLSSTLVACGGGSEKPVLTWYINPDPDPPPDFEGAFGLEGIAERCSTDAYDIQTEQLPTAATEQRIQLMRRLAANDSSIDLMSIDPIFTAEFSEAGYLAELSESDQEELSEGKVEGAVDAATWKDQLVVAPQWLNTQLLWYRKSVAEKAGLDMTKPVTWEQIIDAAEETGTKVSIQGNKYEGYVVLVNALIQGAGGAIVSELEKGEEMEVGLDSEAGDAAAAVIEKLAGSSAADPDLPVSNEGTAEASFSGDTGGFMTNWTYIYLGYAETLKDDLGWARYPQTVEGQESKPPTGGINIGIGAFSENKEESLEATKCITSLENQVTYASETGGMPTLEEAYDAKELTELYPSEVLALFRESGNEGGPRPTTEYWATIVNAVLSRWHPQDAVTEETPSESASFLERVLNGDSLV; translated from the coding sequence ATGGCCCCCTCCGCAGCACGTCGGTCGAGCCGCTCACGGCGCACCCGTGTCGCCGCCGCGGCAGCCCTGGCCGTGCTCTCCTCCACGCTGGTCGCGTGCGGCGGGGGCTCGGAGAAGCCCGTCCTGACCTGGTACATCAACCCGGACCCGGACCCGCCGCCGGACTTCGAGGGTGCCTTCGGGCTCGAGGGCATCGCCGAGCGCTGCAGCACCGACGCCTACGACATCCAGACCGAGCAGCTGCCGACCGCCGCCACGGAGCAGCGCATCCAGCTGATGCGCCGGCTCGCGGCCAACGACAGCTCGATCGACCTCATGAGCATCGACCCGATCTTCACCGCCGAGTTCTCCGAGGCCGGCTACCTCGCCGAGCTCAGCGAGTCCGACCAGGAGGAGCTGAGCGAGGGCAAGGTCGAGGGCGCCGTCGACGCGGCGACCTGGAAGGACCAGCTGGTCGTCGCTCCCCAGTGGCTGAACACCCAGCTGCTCTGGTACCGGAAGTCCGTGGCCGAGAAGGCCGGGCTCGACATGACCAAGCCGGTCACCTGGGAGCAGATCATCGACGCCGCCGAGGAGACCGGCACCAAGGTCAGCATCCAGGGCAACAAGTACGAGGGGTACGTCGTGCTCGTCAACGCCCTGATCCAGGGCGCCGGCGGTGCCATCGTCTCCGAGCTCGAGAAGGGCGAGGAGATGGAGGTCGGCCTCGACTCCGAGGCGGGCGACGCGGCGGCCGCGGTCATCGAGAAGCTCGCCGGCTCCTCCGCCGCCGACCCCGACCTCCCGGTCTCCAACGAGGGCACGGCCGAGGCCAGCTTCAGCGGCGACACCGGCGGCTTCATGACCAACTGGACCTACATCTACCTGGGCTACGCCGAGACCCTCAAGGACGACCTGGGCTGGGCTCGCTATCCCCAGACCGTCGAGGGCCAGGAGTCCAAGCCCCCGACCGGTGGCATCAACATCGGCATCGGCGCCTTCAGCGAGAACAAGGAGGAGTCGCTCGAGGCCACCAAGTGCATCACCAGCCTGGAGAACCAGGTGACCTACGCGAGCGAGACCGGCGGCATGCCCACGCTCGAGGAGGCGTACGACGCCAAGGAGCTCACCGAGCTCTACCCGTCGGAGGTGCTCGCGCTGTTCCGCGAGAGCGGCAACGAGGGCGGCCCCCGACCGACCACCGAGTACTGGGCGACGATCGTCAACGCCGTGCTCAGCCGGTGGCACCCCCAGGACGCCGTCACCGAGGAGACGCCGTCCGAGTCGGCGTCCTTCCTCGAGCGCGTCCTCAACGGCGACTCGCTGGTCTAG
- a CDS encoding gluconokinase, whose translation MPSDAVRRTRHLVVMGVSGVGKSTVAERLAAELDLELAEGDAFHPEANIAKMSAGDPLTDEDRWPWLAALAGWTAERREAGRDTVLTCSALKRVYRDVLRRGAPDSFFVCLAGDEALLRERMEGREHFMPPSLLRSQLDTLEPLEGDEPGTVVDVARSIDEIVAEVVALVLRRTL comes from the coding sequence GTGCCGTCCGACGCCGTACGCCGCACCCGGCACCTGGTCGTCATGGGCGTCTCCGGGGTCGGGAAGTCGACCGTGGCCGAGCGCCTGGCCGCCGAGCTCGACCTGGAGCTCGCCGAGGGCGACGCCTTCCACCCGGAGGCCAACATCGCCAAGATGTCCGCCGGCGACCCGCTCACCGACGAGGACCGGTGGCCCTGGCTCGCGGCGCTCGCGGGCTGGACCGCCGAACGTCGGGAGGCGGGGCGCGACACGGTGCTGACGTGCTCCGCGCTCAAGCGCGTCTACCGCGACGTGCTGCGCCGAGGTGCTCCGGACTCGTTCTTCGTGTGCCTGGCCGGTGACGAAGCCCTGCTGCGCGAGCGCATGGAGGGTCGCGAGCACTTCATGCCGCCCTCCTTGCTGCGCTCCCAGCTGGACACCCTCGAGCCGTTGGAGGGCGACGAGCCGGGCACCGTCGTCGACGTGGCGCGCAGCATCGACGAGATCGTCGCCGAGGTGGTAGCGCTCGTGCTTCGCCGGACCCTCTGA
- a CDS encoding GntP family permease: MEAIAPAYGAATLMIIAALAVALLLVLIMKVKLHAFVALVLVSVVTAVAAGIPVGDVPDALIYGFADTIGSVALLVGFGVMIGRLLEVTGGAQVLADTLINRFGEKRAPLALGVAALLFGFPIFFDAGLMVFLPIILTVARRFGGSLLLYGLPAAGAFAAMHALVPPHPGPVAAAEALDADIGLTLLVGVPVAVLAWYVGVVLVARVLGKRIHVDIPEALFGEINDGRDDVAPGSGAGGTTTTQKAPAFTTVLGLLLLPLVLISFNTVLATLVTAGTIEEGATWSESLMLLGDTTVALLVTTLAAIFVLGRGQRSMADVSTILDKALGPICSIILITGAGGMFGGVLELSGIGEALSTSLSDLGISLILQAFLISTLLRVAQGSATVALTTASGLLAPAAAAASLGDLQLVLLVMAIAAGATVLSHVNDSGFWLVSRFFGMDEKTTLKTWTVMETTLGVSVFVISAAVWAVV, from the coding sequence ATGGAAGCGATCGCACCGGCGTACGGCGCCGCCACCTTGATGATCATCGCGGCGCTCGCCGTGGCCCTCCTGCTCGTCCTCATCATGAAGGTCAAGCTCCACGCCTTCGTCGCCCTCGTCCTGGTCAGCGTCGTCACGGCGGTCGCGGCCGGCATCCCGGTCGGGGACGTGCCCGACGCGCTGATCTACGGCTTCGCCGACACCATCGGATCGGTGGCGCTGCTGGTCGGCTTCGGCGTGATGATCGGCCGCCTGCTCGAGGTGACCGGCGGCGCCCAGGTGCTGGCCGACACCCTCATCAACCGGTTCGGCGAGAAGCGCGCTCCCCTGGCGCTCGGCGTCGCGGCGCTGCTGTTCGGCTTCCCGATCTTCTTCGACGCCGGCCTCATGGTGTTCCTGCCGATCATCCTGACCGTCGCCCGCCGCTTCGGCGGCTCGCTGCTGCTCTACGGGCTGCCCGCCGCCGGAGCGTTCGCGGCGATGCACGCGCTCGTGCCCCCGCACCCCGGCCCGGTCGCAGCCGCCGAGGCCCTCGACGCCGACATCGGCCTGACGCTCCTCGTTGGCGTCCCGGTCGCGGTCCTCGCCTGGTACGTCGGCGTCGTCCTCGTGGCGCGCGTGCTCGGCAAGCGCATCCACGTCGACATCCCCGAGGCGCTCTTCGGCGAGATCAACGACGGCCGCGACGACGTCGCGCCGGGGTCCGGCGCAGGCGGGACCACGACCACCCAGAAGGCACCAGCCTTCACCACCGTGCTGGGCCTGCTCCTGCTGCCGCTGGTGCTGATCTCCTTCAACACCGTGCTCGCGACCCTCGTCACCGCCGGCACGATCGAGGAGGGGGCGACCTGGTCGGAGTCCCTGATGCTGCTGGGCGACACCACCGTCGCCCTGCTGGTCACCACGCTGGCGGCGATCTTCGTGCTGGGCCGCGGCCAGCGGTCGATGGCCGACGTCAGCACCATCCTCGACAAGGCCCTCGGACCGATCTGCTCGATCATCCTCATCACCGGCGCCGGCGGCATGTTCGGCGGCGTCCTCGAGCTCAGCGGCATCGGGGAGGCGCTGAGCACCTCGCTGTCCGACCTTGGCATCTCTCTGATCCTGCAGGCCTTCCTCATCTCCACGCTCCTACGCGTGGCCCAGGGCTCGGCCACCGTCGCCCTCACCACCGCGTCCGGGCTGCTCGCTCCTGCAGCCGCGGCCGCGTCGCTGGGCGACCTGCAGCTGGTGCTGCTGGTGATGGCCATCGCCGCCGGGGCCACCGTGCTCTCCCACGTCAACGACTCCGGCTTCTGGCTGGTCAGCCGGTTCTTCGGCATGGACGAGAAGACGACCCTCAAGACCTGGACCGTCATGGAGACCACGCTGGGCGTCAGCGTCTTCGTCATCAGCGCAGCAGTCTGGGCCGTGGTCTGA
- a CDS encoding calcium-binding protein: MALVGLVGLVGLTACTSEGRNEPSPTPSPRASAEPTDARCFGRKVTMSGTEGDDVLVARDGRDVVLALGGDDVIRGLRGGDRVCAGTGDDTVPDAMGTAWRQVMSDLGPGEDTITTNSYVKAGAGDDVVRVRRAGVLVALGDGDDRMEVLSSRGPSPCVDYRRAPGALRADLGAGWARGQGSDELIGVRCVHSGASDDVVRGSSSGDVMVLGGGANRVHAGGGDDDVSARNGKDALFLGPGRDRSYGGGGPDLVVGSDGDDTIYGAGGSDDLRGGSGDDHVHGTGMCDIGSSAGSGQGDRSSNRVRGGPGNDEVTGDLGDDVIDGGDGDDRGYGGPRARPGRDRMTSVERITRCL, from the coding sequence GTGGCTCTGGTCGGCCTCGTCGGCCTGGTCGGGCTGACCGCCTGCACCAGCGAGGGGAGGAACGAGCCCTCCCCGACCCCGTCGCCACGTGCGTCCGCCGAGCCGACCGACGCGCGCTGCTTCGGTCGCAAGGTCACGATGTCCGGCACCGAGGGCGACGACGTCCTCGTGGCGCGGGACGGCCGCGACGTGGTCCTCGCGCTGGGGGGTGACGACGTCATCCGCGGTCTGCGCGGTGGGGACCGCGTGTGTGCCGGCACCGGTGACGACACGGTCCCCGACGCCATGGGCACCGCGTGGCGCCAGGTGATGTCCGACCTCGGTCCCGGGGAGGACACCATCACGACGAACTCCTACGTGAAGGCGGGCGCGGGCGACGACGTCGTGCGCGTCCGTCGCGCCGGCGTGCTGGTCGCCCTGGGAGACGGGGACGACCGCATGGAGGTGCTCTCGAGCCGAGGTCCTTCACCCTGCGTCGACTACCGACGCGCGCCCGGGGCGTTGCGTGCCGACCTGGGTGCCGGGTGGGCTCGCGGGCAGGGCAGCGACGAGCTCATCGGTGTGCGTTGTGTGCACAGCGGCGCGTCCGACGACGTGGTCCGGGGCTCGTCATCGGGTGACGTGATGGTCCTGGGTGGGGGAGCGAACCGGGTGCACGCAGGCGGCGGTGACGACGACGTGAGTGCCAGGAACGGGAAGGACGCCTTGTTCCTCGGACCGGGCCGTGACCGCAGCTACGGCGGGGGCGGTCCCGATCTGGTCGTCGGCAGCGACGGTGACGACACGATCTACGGAGCGGGGGGAAGTGACGATCTGCGAGGAGGCTCGGGCGACGACCACGTCCACGGCACGGGGATGTGCGACATCGGCAGCTCGGCGGGCAGCGGGCAGGGCGACCGCTCGTCCAACCGGGTCCGTGGCGGACCGGGCAACGACGAGGTCACCGGCGACCTCGGCGACGACGTCATCGACGGAGGCGACGGCGACGACCGAGGGTACGGCGGACCGCGGGCCCGCCCGGGGCGCGACCGGATGACCTCCGTGGAACGGATCACGCGCTGCCTCTGA